One genomic region from Stackebrandtia nassauensis DSM 44728 encodes:
- a CDS encoding MHYT domain-containing protein, with protein sequence MTHDHFAYGPINPIMGFGFALAGAFLGLTCMLHARRLPSGRGRIKWLAFASLAIGGTGIWMMHFIAMIGFSVPDGEVRYDIPITAASLVISIVSVAFGIFTVGLGKSSITKILIGGPLTGMGVVAMHYTGMAAVNLPGTIHYDPMWVAGSIAIAVVAATVALFFTTWVSGKGSLIGASIIMGIAVTGMHYTGMRSISVAIDDDILEVPGVDPLVLLIPILILATIVLIGLIVGVLGERDDMDELPERIVEAIERRRELTEETEAAQAADAATPSFWDPEPQPAAAEPAAVGQGRGGPTRFDAQAFGNRRLPQPRSNETAAPLWDTAEIEAGDPAPRR encoded by the coding sequence GTGACACACGATCACTTCGCGTACGGCCCAATAAACCCGATCATGGGGTTCGGATTCGCGCTGGCCGGTGCGTTCCTCGGCCTCACCTGCATGCTCCACGCCCGTCGACTGCCCAGCGGCCGGGGACGGATCAAGTGGCTGGCCTTCGCGTCGCTCGCCATCGGCGGCACCGGCATCTGGATGATGCACTTCATCGCCATGATCGGCTTCAGCGTCCCCGACGGTGAAGTCCGCTACGACATCCCCATCACCGCCGCCAGCCTGGTCATCTCGATCGTGTCGGTGGCGTTCGGCATCTTCACCGTCGGTCTCGGTAAGTCCTCGATCACCAAGATCCTCATCGGCGGTCCCCTCACCGGCATGGGCGTTGTGGCCATGCACTACACCGGCATGGCAGCGGTGAACCTCCCCGGCACCATCCACTATGACCCCATGTGGGTGGCAGGTTCCATCGCCATCGCCGTCGTCGCGGCAACCGTCGCGCTGTTCTTCACCACCTGGGTTTCCGGGAAGGGCTCACTGATCGGCGCGTCCATCATCATGGGCATCGCCGTGACCGGCATGCACTACACCGGCATGCGGTCGATCTCGGTGGCCATCGACGACGACATCCTCGAGGTGCCCGGCGTCGACCCACTGGTGCTGCTCATACCGATCCTCATCCTGGCCACGATCGTGCTCATCGGGCTGATCGTCGGGGTGCTCGGTGAGCGCGACGACATGGACGAACTGCCCGAACGCATCGTCGAGGCCATCGAACGCCGTCGCGAACTGACCGAGGAGACCGAGGCGGCCCAGGCGGCCGACGCGGCGACCCCCTCGTTCTGGGACCCCGAACCGCAACCGGCGGCGGCCGAACCCGCGGCCGTCGGCCAGGGCCGTGGCGGTCCCACCCGCTTCGACGCCCAGGCCTTCGGCAACCGGCGCCTGCCGCAGCCGCGCAGCAACGAAACGGCGGCGCCCCTGTGGGACACCGCCGAGATCGAGGCCGGTGACCCGGCCCCGCGCCGATAA
- a CDS encoding GNAT family N-acetyltransferase — protein MIDHWPLMGLRLTIGDVELRLPDDEELAQLADVAERGVHAPGDRPFLNGWTDGTPAEVARRFVQAHWGHRAAWTPQRWELELAVFHEGRPVGCQGMWASDFATVREVTTGSWLGIEHHGRGIGTRMRGAVLALAFAGLGSEFAMSMSFEDNHAPLGVSRKFGYRPDGITRDALHGEVMVSRRLRLSRQDWETGNPEPVIISGLDPCRELFGLTGD, from the coding sequence ATGATCGATCATTGGCCCCTGATGGGGCTGCGGCTGACTATCGGGGACGTCGAGTTGCGACTGCCCGACGACGAAGAACTCGCCCAGCTCGCCGACGTCGCCGAGCGAGGCGTGCACGCGCCCGGCGACCGGCCGTTCCTCAACGGCTGGACCGACGGCACCCCGGCCGAGGTCGCGCGGCGGTTCGTCCAGGCACACTGGGGCCACCGGGCGGCGTGGACACCGCAACGCTGGGAGTTGGAGCTGGCGGTGTTCCACGAGGGACGCCCCGTCGGCTGCCAGGGGATGTGGGCCTCCGACTTCGCGACGGTGCGCGAAGTTACCACCGGATCCTGGCTGGGTATCGAACACCACGGCCGGGGCATCGGCACCAGGATGCGCGGAGCCGTGTTGGCGTTGGCCTTCGCGGGGCTCGGCAGCGAGTTCGCGATGTCGATGTCGTTTGAGGACAACCACGCCCCGTTGGGTGTGTCCCGCAAGTTCGGTTACCGGCCGGACGGCATCACGCGCGACGCGCTGCACGGCGAGGTCATGGTGTCGCGCCGATTGCGACTGTCCCGGCAGGACTGGGAGACGGGAAACCCTGAACCGGTTATCATCAGCGGCTTGGACCCCTGCCGGGAGTTGTTCGGACTGACCGGCGACTGA
- a CDS encoding class I SAM-dependent methyltransferase, whose protein sequence is MTHNGDDLGAGQRRHWQSTYSDNPGMYGAEPSQAAVHAAETFTASEARDVLELGSGHGRDTLFFARAGFAVRALDFSETGLWQLRETATQAGIADRVTTTVHDVRQPLPLADDSVDAVFAHMLLCMALSTDELHTLMAEIRRVTRPGGTFVYTVRHTGDAHYGTGISHGDDIYEHGGFAVHFFDEALVTELARGWKLGEVFDFSEGELPRRLWRVTQTLA, encoded by the coding sequence ATGACGCATAACGGGGACGATCTCGGTGCCGGGCAGCGACGGCACTGGCAGTCGACGTACAGCGACAACCCCGGCATGTACGGGGCTGAGCCGTCGCAGGCCGCGGTGCATGCCGCCGAGACGTTTACCGCCTCTGAAGCCCGGGATGTGTTGGAGCTGGGCAGTGGTCACGGGCGCGACACGCTGTTCTTCGCGCGGGCGGGGTTCGCCGTGCGGGCCTTGGATTTCAGCGAGACCGGGTTGTGGCAGTTGCGTGAGACCGCGACACAGGCGGGGATCGCCGACCGGGTCACCACGACCGTCCATGATGTCCGACAGCCGTTGCCGCTGGCCGATGACTCCGTGGACGCGGTGTTCGCCCACATGCTGCTGTGCATGGCGCTGTCGACCGACGAGCTGCACACGTTGATGGCCGAGATCCGGCGGGTGACGCGACCGGGTGGGACGTTCGTCTACACCGTCCGGCACACCGGTGACGCCCACTATGGAACCGGGATCTCGCACGGTGACGACATCTACGAGCACGGCGGGTTCGCCGTCCACTTCTTCGACGAGGCCCTGGTGACGGAGCTGGCGCGGGGCTGGAAACTGGGCGAGGTCTTCGACTTCAGTGAGGGCGAACTGCCCCGGCGACTGTGGCGGGTCACGCAGACCCTGGCCTGA
- a CDS encoding MBL fold metallo-hydrolase, translating into MPISRRLGHLTVTALEDGAGPFFTPRREAFPTATDAHWTAVDGFDPGSVTASGQWWLRFRAFAITEESGRTTLVDAGIGPVDPDVDAWTPVPGRLPRELAEAGIDPAAVDAVVLTHLHTDHTGWAVTVQQQRDGLAGKPQPAGSVRRAYFPNARYLVQRADALALVPEREVSLLGPLRESGQLHIVDGDHRLSREVATVHTPGHTPGHQSVALESGGESLLLTGDVLVHAIQLLYPELPYAHEEDPGLARTTRERVLDRLRDNGGTLGTSHLSEPFLPVPPSGSGR; encoded by the coding sequence ATGCCCATCAGCCGCCGCCTCGGCCACCTCACCGTCACGGCCCTGGAGGACGGCGCCGGGCCGTTCTTCACGCCCCGCCGCGAAGCGTTCCCCACCGCCACCGACGCGCACTGGACGGCGGTCGACGGTTTCGACCCCGGCTCGGTGACCGCTAGCGGCCAGTGGTGGCTGCGGTTCCGTGCCTTCGCGATCACCGAGGAGTCCGGCCGCACCACGCTCGTGGACGCCGGAATCGGCCCGGTCGACCCGGACGTCGACGCCTGGACGCCGGTCCCGGGACGGCTACCCCGCGAGCTGGCCGAAGCCGGAATCGACCCGGCGGCGGTCGACGCGGTGGTGCTGACCCACCTGCACACCGACCACACCGGCTGGGCGGTGACCGTTCAGCAGCAGCGAGACGGCTTGGCGGGAAAGCCGCAGCCCGCCGGGAGCGTGCGTCGTGCGTACTTTCCCAACGCTCGTTATCTGGTGCAGCGGGCTGATGCCCTGGCTCTGGTTCCCGAGCGGGAGGTGAGCCTTTTGGGGCCGTTGCGGGAATCCGGGCAGCTGCACATCGTGGACGGGGATCACCGGCTCAGCCGGGAGGTCGCGACCGTCCACACTCCTGGCCATACCCCGGGCCATCAGAGTGTGGCACTGGAGTCGGGGGGCGAGTCACTGCTGTTGACCGGCGATGTGCTCGTCCACGCCATTCAGCTGCTGTACCCCGAGCTGCCCTACGCCCACGAGGAGGATCCCGGGTTGGCTCGCACGACCCGGGAGCGGGTGCTGGATCGGTTGCGCGACAACGGCGGCACCCTGGGCACCTCGCACCTCAGCGAGCCGTTCCTGCCGGTACCGCCGTCGGGATCCGGCCGCTGA
- a CDS encoding DUF1257 domain-containing protein: protein MSHFTRVRTTLTDTATLAAALRELGFAEVEVHDTAQALHGHRGDVRPETAEVIVRRQHLGIASNDLGFARREDGSYEAIVSEFDRRKYGEAWMKKLLSTYGYLTAVAFAEQHGFAIATDEVETEGTRRLTLRRTVV from the coding sequence ATGTCGCACTTCACCCGGGTCCGCACCACCCTCACCGACACCGCCACCCTCGCCGCCGCGCTGCGCGAACTCGGCTTCGCCGAGGTCGAGGTCCATGACACCGCGCAAGCGCTGCACGGCCACCGCGGCGACGTCCGGCCCGAGACCGCCGAGGTCATCGTGCGCCGCCAACACCTCGGCATCGCCAGCAACGACCTGGGTTTCGCCCGGCGAGAGGACGGCAGCTACGAGGCGATCGTCAGCGAGTTCGACCGCCGCAAATACGGCGAGGCGTGGATGAAGAAGCTGCTGAGCACCTACGGGTACCTCACCGCCGTCGCCTTCGCCGAACAGCACGGTTTCGCGATCGCCACCGACGAGGTCGAGACCGAGGGCACCCGGCGGCTGACCCTGCGCCGCACCGTCGTGTGA
- a CDS encoding DUF2997 domain-containing protein produces MAEETVEVVITPDGKVEVKVAGFAGTECLTATEALLRSLGGQVEEQTLTAEAYQDVEETRQHHTGT; encoded by the coding sequence GTGGCTGAAGAAACGGTCGAGGTCGTCATCACCCCCGACGGCAAGGTCGAGGTCAAGGTCGCCGGTTTCGCCGGTACGGAATGCCTGACCGCGACCGAGGCGCTGCTGCGGTCGCTGGGCGGCCAGGTGGAGGAGCAGACGCTCACCGCCGAGGCGTACCAAGACGTCGAGGAGACCCGCCAACACCACACGGGCACATGA
- a CDS encoding Hsp70 family protein, translating into MTDRLGIDFGTANTVVARWNDATGTGEAIPLSGVEVVRDVGNLQRVVPSLIAYSAVDERRWVGAQVTPALRASDGVRVFRSTKTSVAGRVVDLPRQVGQRRITAARAAADFLGDVMTLARLETGTEAELVLTAPVESFDPYRDWLVREVGADLDRLRIVDEATAAAAGYGAKLKPGDVFGVFDFGAGTLDISVVSVVDPDGPPPSPDARPGADRGSAGGGPPLAAGPADGRRQPTRLSGCGVRVISKVGIDLGGDHIDALLADEVARLTGLAEADASVHNRVFAELLTAAEAAKVALTTAESAVVAAVDPLTGREWRADVSRDRFTSLLRDNDILGRIGRAFRKTLDAAAAKGHPADSLRHLFLVGGSSLLPPVRELLSFQIDPGLLRLDRPLEAVAAGAAAIASGHDPVDFVQHDYAIRHVSQTTGGYEFEPVVPAGTDYPSTEPVASLTIKGVHEGQTRLGLAIYETAHASTRDTAAGLEIMFDTSGGARTVAVSPQRRTELSQVWLNEEQLTFLKAEPPARAGIDRFRLEFHVDAQKRLTVSAFDLERRIWVLDRQPVVGLA; encoded by the coding sequence GTGACCGATCGGCTGGGCATCGACTTCGGCACCGCCAACACCGTTGTCGCGCGGTGGAACGACGCCACCGGAACCGGCGAGGCGATACCGCTGTCCGGTGTGGAGGTCGTGCGCGACGTCGGGAACCTGCAACGGGTGGTGCCGTCGCTGATCGCGTACTCCGCTGTGGACGAGCGGCGTTGGGTGGGAGCGCAGGTCACGCCCGCGCTGCGCGCCTCGGACGGGGTGCGGGTGTTCCGTTCCACCAAGACATCGGTGGCCGGACGCGTCGTCGACCTGCCCCGTCAGGTGGGACAGCGCCGTATCACCGCCGCCCGCGCGGCCGCTGACTTCCTCGGCGACGTCATGACTCTGGCGCGGTTGGAGACCGGCACCGAGGCCGAGCTCGTGCTCACCGCCCCGGTGGAGTCGTTCGACCCGTACCGGGACTGGCTGGTGCGGGAGGTCGGGGCGGATCTGGATCGGCTGCGGATCGTGGACGAGGCGACGGCCGCCGCGGCCGGGTACGGCGCGAAGCTCAAACCCGGGGATGTGTTCGGTGTCTTCGACTTCGGCGCCGGAACCCTCGACATCTCGGTGGTCAGTGTCGTCGACCCCGACGGGCCACCGCCGAGCCCCGACGCGCGGCCCGGGGCTGATCGCGGCTCGGCGGGCGGCGGTCCGCCGCTCGCGGCCGGGCCCGCCGACGGCCGCCGACAACCGACCCGGCTGTCGGGCTGCGGCGTGCGCGTCATCAGCAAGGTCGGCATCGACCTGGGCGGCGACCACATCGACGCGCTGCTGGCCGACGAGGTCGCGCGGCTGACCGGACTCGCCGAGGCCGACGCGTCCGTCCACAATCGAGTGTTCGCGGAACTGCTGACCGCCGCCGAGGCCGCGAAGGTCGCGCTGACCACGGCCGAGTCCGCCGTCGTGGCCGCCGTCGACCCGCTCACCGGCCGCGAGTGGCGCGCCGACGTCAGCCGCGACCGGTTCACATCGCTGTTGCGCGACAACGACATCCTCGGCCGGATCGGCCGCGCCTTCCGCAAGACCCTCGACGCCGCCGCGGCCAAGGGCCACCCTGCCGACAGCCTGCGCCACCTGTTCCTCGTCGGCGGCAGCAGCCTGCTGCCCCCGGTCCGCGAACTGCTGTCGTTCCAGATCGACCCGGGACTGCTGCGGCTCGACCGGCCGCTGGAGGCCGTCGCCGCCGGGGCCGCCGCGATCGCCTCCGGCCACGACCCGGTCGACTTCGTCCAGCACGACTACGCGATCCGGCACGTCTCGCAGACCACCGGCGGCTACGAGTTCGAACCCGTGGTGCCAGCCGGAACCGACTACCCCAGCACCGAACCCGTCGCGTCCCTGACCATCAAGGGCGTCCACGAGGGACAGACCCGGCTGGGGCTGGCCATCTACGAGACCGCCCACGCCAGCACCCGCGACACCGCCGCCGGACTGGAGATCATGTTCGACACCTCCGGCGGCGCCCGCACCGTCGCCGTCAGCCCGCAGCGCCGCACCGAACTGTCCCAGGTGTGGCTCAACGAGGAACAGTTGACGTTCCTGAAAGCCGAACCGCCCGCCCGCGCCGGGATCGACCGGTTCCGGTTGGAATTCCACGTCGACGCCCAGAAACGTCTCACCGTCTCCGCCTTCGATCTGGAACGCCGGATCTGGGTACTCGACCGCCAGCCCGTCGTGGGCCTGGCCTGA
- a CDS encoding peptidoglycan recognition protein family protein yields MPEFKLSRRGVLGGLAGLAAVSSVPLVAGTAFAAKRDVPQPDIYSCADWGARPPNGTPTVVSKRPNKIICHHTAYPNTEDLSLEYAFANSRDIQDLHMDNNGWIDSGQHFTNSRGGFLTEGRHGSLDALLDGTYMIQGAHCVGQNSQAIGIENDGSYHTGEQPTEPQWASLIDFCAFICFKYRIPATEIYGHKDFNSTLCPGGIHERLPELREAVQGVLDGSAK; encoded by the coding sequence ATGCCCGAATTCAAACTGTCGCGTCGCGGCGTGCTCGGCGGACTCGCCGGGCTGGCGGCCGTCTCCAGCGTCCCGCTGGTCGCCGGTACCGCCTTCGCCGCCAAACGCGACGTGCCACAGCCCGACATCTACAGCTGCGCCGACTGGGGAGCCCGCCCGCCCAACGGCACGCCCACCGTCGTCAGCAAGCGGCCGAACAAGATCATCTGCCACCACACCGCCTACCCCAACACCGAGGACCTGTCGCTGGAGTACGCGTTCGCCAACTCGCGCGACATCCAGGACCTGCACATGGACAACAACGGCTGGATCGACTCGGGTCAGCACTTCACCAACAGTCGCGGCGGTTTCCTCACCGAGGGCCGCCACGGCAGTCTCGACGCGCTGCTCGACGGGACCTACATGATCCAGGGCGCGCACTGCGTCGGCCAGAACTCGCAGGCCATCGGCATCGAGAACGACGGCAGCTACCACACCGGTGAGCAGCCGACCGAGCCGCAATGGGCCAGCCTGATCGACTTCTGCGCGTTCATCTGCTTCAAGTACAGGATCCCGGCGACGGAGATCTACGGGCACAAGGACTTCAACTCGACCCTGTGCCCGGGCGGCATCCACGAACGGCTGCCGGAACTGCGCGAAGCCGTCCAGGGAGTCCTGGACGGCTCGGCGAAGTAA
- a CDS encoding class II glutamine amidotransferase, translating to MCRLFGLTTGGPRVETAFWLLDAPDSLRAQSLRMPDGAGIGWFSLGDEPVRDRAPLAAHTSSDFDLLARNIVSHTFVAHVRYSSGTALDVHNTHPFDMNDRLFAHNGVVRDMDVLSTWLSDVDKALIEGHTDSELVFAYITAEIRRLGDTTEGLISAVRRIGAELPIYSLNILLAEANRLWALRYPETHELWVLRPELGGFAGTRALAPVAEPGRMEISGTDGAVPAFVLASERMDADPDWRLMEPGELLVIDGLDATSLFPFDKPTTVLTRADLSGNELRSQEPATV from the coding sequence ATGTGCCGACTGTTCGGACTGACCACGGGTGGCCCTCGCGTCGAGACCGCGTTCTGGCTGCTCGACGCGCCCGACAGTCTGCGGGCCCAGAGCCTGCGGATGCCCGACGGCGCCGGGATCGGCTGGTTCTCGCTGGGTGACGAGCCGGTGCGGGACCGCGCCCCGCTGGCGGCGCACACCAGCAGCGACTTCGACCTGCTGGCCCGCAACATCGTGTCGCACACGTTCGTGGCCCACGTGCGGTACTCCTCGGGCACAGCGCTGGACGTCCACAACACCCACCCGTTCGACATGAACGACCGGCTGTTTGCCCACAACGGCGTGGTGCGGGACATGGACGTCCTGTCCACCTGGCTGTCCGATGTCGACAAGGCCCTCATCGAGGGGCACACCGACTCCGAGCTCGTATTCGCCTACATCACCGCCGAGATCCGCCGCCTGGGCGACACCACCGAGGGCCTCATCTCGGCGGTGCGCCGCATCGGCGCGGAGCTGCCGATCTACTCGCTCAACATCCTGCTGGCGGAGGCCAATCGCCTGTGGGCGTTGCGCTACCCCGAAACCCACGAGCTGTGGGTGCTGCGCCCGGAACTGGGCGGCTTCGCGGGAACCCGGGCATTGGCGCCGGTCGCCGAGCCCGGCCGGATGGAGATCTCGGGCACCGACGGCGCCGTGCCCGCCTTCGTCCTGGCCAGCGAACGCATGGACGCCGACCCGGACTGGCGGCTGATGGAACCCGGCGAGCTGCTGGTGATCGACGGCCTCGACGCCACCTCGCTGTTCCCGTTCGACAAGCCCACCACGGTCCTCACCCGCGCCGACCTGTCCGGCAACGAACTCCGCTCCCAGGAACCCGCGACGGTCTGA
- a CDS encoding DUF2238 domain-containing protein, whose translation MTTPEIRTPGRAEGWVLVGIVLAVLVWSGIGPNSLGTWALEIAWVVAGLVIIPLCWRRFPLSRLLCWLLAIHAVILIYGGHYTYAETPLGDWVRDLLDLRRNNYDRLGHFVQGFIPAILFRELLLRKGPLRPGKLLFVLVTACGLAFSAFFEMIEWWAALILGADAEAYLATQGDVWDTQWDMFLALCGAALSQLLLSRWHDRQLGLSGRIPTAVPAGTAR comes from the coding sequence GTGACCACCCCGGAGATCCGCACCCCGGGACGGGCCGAGGGGTGGGTGCTGGTGGGCATCGTCCTGGCCGTCCTGGTCTGGTCCGGAATCGGCCCCAACAGTCTGGGCACCTGGGCGTTGGAGATCGCCTGGGTCGTGGCGGGATTGGTGATCATTCCGTTGTGCTGGCGCCGGTTCCCGCTGTCGCGGCTGTTGTGCTGGCTGCTGGCGATCCACGCCGTCATCCTCATCTACGGCGGCCACTACACCTATGCCGAAACCCCGTTGGGGGACTGGGTGCGGGACCTGCTTGACCTGCGGCGCAACAACTACGACCGGCTCGGCCACTTCGTCCAGGGGTTCATCCCGGCGATCCTGTTCCGGGAACTGCTGCTGCGCAAGGGCCCGCTGCGGCCCGGCAAGCTGCTGTTCGTCCTGGTCACCGCGTGCGGGCTGGCGTTCAGCGCGTTCTTCGAGATGATCGAGTGGTGGGCGGCGCTGATCCTGGGCGCCGACGCGGAGGCCTACCTGGCCACCCAGGGCGATGTCTGGGACACCCAGTGGGACATGTTCCTGGCGCTGTGCGGAGCGGCCCTGTCGCAACTGTTGCTCAGCCGCTGGCACGACCGGCAACTGGGCCTCAGCGGCCGGATCCCGACGGCGGTACCGGCAGGAACGGCTCGCTGA
- a CDS encoding 4Fe-4S single cluster domain-containing protein — MTSTVRVHATLSDSRANGPGERFVVWFQGCSLACPGCFNPETHGPDAEELSVAELAGRVLARADRWEGITLTGGEPLQQPEAVAELCRRIREGSRLGVLILTGYTRGEIEADPARLAAVADADLVIAGRYNAGLRLGTGLRGSSNKTYWWLTDRYREADLAAVPEAEVRIGADGTLIFTGMEAA, encoded by the coding sequence ATGACGTCGACGGTGCGGGTGCACGCGACGCTGTCGGACAGTCGCGCCAACGGGCCCGGGGAGCGGTTCGTGGTGTGGTTCCAGGGCTGTTCGCTGGCATGCCCGGGCTGCTTCAACCCCGAAACGCACGGGCCGGACGCCGAGGAGCTGTCGGTCGCCGAGCTGGCCGGACGGGTTCTGGCCCGGGCCGATCGGTGGGAGGGCATCACCCTGACCGGCGGGGAACCGTTGCAACAGCCCGAGGCCGTGGCCGAACTGTGCCGCCGGATCCGGGAGGGGTCCCGGCTCGGCGTCCTTATTCTCACCGGGTACACCCGGGGCGAGATCGAGGCCGATCCCGCCCGGCTGGCCGCCGTGGCCGACGCCGACCTGGTGATCGCGGGCCGCTACAACGCCGGGCTGCGGTTGGGCACCGGGCTGCGGGGATCGTCCAACAAGACCTATTGGTGGCTGACTGACCGGTATCGCGAGGCCGACCTGGCGGCGGTGCCCGAGGCCGAGGTGCGCATCGGTGCCGACGGCACCCTCATCTTCACCGGAATGGAGGCTGCGTGA
- a CDS encoding AAA family ATPase: protein MTVEDDIRISLRSRAALIALVTIEEQRAVAILDRIRLERDPGSDLVTWDVAEGFASKAGNGLPAAATPVMALDKIRELVQKNPDRRDLYVLKDFHEFWSKDPMVRRKLRNLAQLLVYTGASLIVTTPRETMPRELADDLVVIELDLPDEETLRAELDALIDGTAGLVCELTGHGRAKLAQAALGLTVAQAKRAFAKAIVRDSVLDDRDIEIVIAEKKAAIRESQALEFFTPAEGPDDLGGLDALKNWLSLRERAFAPEAAEYGLPAPKGLALIGIPGTGKSLTAKMIGGLWQLPLLRLDVGALFGSLVGESEERVRRALRLAETVAPCVLWIDEIEKALSSGDVDGGTSQRVFGTILTWMQEKTEPVFVVATANAVATLPPETLRRGRFDEIFFLDLPTEAERRDIITVHLRKRKRDPREFNVAQLARMSDGYTGAELEQAIVDAMYGAFASDVDITTADLVGAIQRTVPLSHSQREVIEQLRSWLRDGRAQPASAPEGPAGEPGQVRLELS, encoded by the coding sequence GTGACAGTCGAGGACGATATCCGCATCTCGCTGCGGTCCCGGGCCGCGCTCATCGCGTTGGTGACCATTGAGGAGCAGCGCGCCGTCGCCATCCTGGACCGGATCCGTCTCGAACGCGACCCCGGCTCCGACCTGGTCACCTGGGATGTCGCCGAGGGCTTCGCCTCCAAGGCGGGCAACGGTCTGCCCGCCGCCGCGACCCCGGTGATGGCCCTGGACAAGATCCGGGAGCTGGTGCAGAAGAACCCCGACCGTCGGGACCTGTACGTCCTGAAGGACTTCCACGAGTTCTGGTCCAAGGACCCCATGGTGCGGCGCAAGCTGCGCAACCTGGCGCAGCTGTTGGTCTACACCGGAGCGTCGCTCATCGTCACCACGCCCCGCGAGACCATGCCGCGTGAGCTCGCCGACGATCTGGTGGTCATCGAACTCGACCTGCCCGACGAGGAGACGCTGCGCGCCGAACTGGACGCGCTCATCGACGGCACCGCCGGGCTGGTCTGCGAGCTGACCGGGCACGGTCGCGCGAAACTCGCGCAGGCCGCGCTGGGATTGACGGTGGCGCAGGCGAAACGGGCCTTCGCCAAGGCGATCGTGCGCGACTCGGTGCTCGACGACCGTGACATCGAGATCGTGATCGCGGAGAAGAAGGCCGCGATCCGGGAGAGCCAGGCGCTGGAGTTCTTCACTCCCGCCGAGGGGCCCGACGACCTGGGTGGCCTGGACGCGTTGAAGAACTGGCTGAGCCTGCGGGAACGGGCCTTCGCCCCCGAAGCCGCCGAATACGGGCTGCCCGCCCCGAAGGGCTTGGCGCTCATCGGGATCCCGGGCACCGGCAAGAGCCTGACCGCCAAGATGATCGGCGGCCTGTGGCAGCTGCCGCTGCTGCGCCTGGACGTCGGGGCGCTGTTCGGTTCGCTGGTGGGGGAGTCGGAGGAGCGGGTGCGGCGGGCGCTGCGGTTGGCCGAGACCGTCGCACCGTGTGTGTTGTGGATCGACGAGATCGAGAAGGCACTGTCCTCAGGCGACGTCGACGGCGGCACCTCGCAGCGGGTCTTCGGCACCATCCTGACCTGGATGCAGGAGAAGACCGAGCCGGTGTTCGTGGTCGCCACCGCCAACGCGGTCGCGACACTGCCGCCCGAAACCCTGCGGCGGGGCCGGTTCGACGAGATCTTCTTCCTCGACCTGCCCACCGAGGCCGAACGGCGCGACATCATCACCGTGCACCTGCGCAAACGCAAACGCGACCCCCGGGAGTTCAACGTCGCGCAGCTGGCGCGGATGTCGGACGGCTACACCGGCGCCGAACTCGAACAGGCCATCGTGGACGCGATGTACGGGGCCTTCGCCAGCGACGTCGACATCACCACCGCCGACCTGGTCGGCGCGATCCAGCGCACCGTCCCGTTGAGTCATTCGCAGCGCGAGGTCATCGAGCAGTTGCGGTCCTGGTTGCGCGACGGCCGGGCGCAACCGGCCTCGGCGCCGGAGGGACCGGCCGGGGAGCCGGGGCAGGTGCGGCTGGAGTTGTCGTGA